In one window of Chryseobacterium sp. JV274 DNA:
- a CDS encoding toxin-antitoxin system YwqK family antitoxin yields the protein MFLLFFSTSAMIMAQKPCGYKNGLQEGSCKEFYDNGQVKNTVEWEKGKLDGEAIFYYDNGKMQSKGEYKKGFKVKEWSYFDKNGVLTSKEAFRNGEKNIYDNSLTATFYSPAGKITEISNYKFNKLQGESKTFHEDGKSVKDIGQYDNGLATGKWKVFYPSGKLQRETELANDKRNGNRVHYREDGSIEKTEVYKDGKLISTK from the coding sequence ATGTTTCTATTGTTTTTTTCCACGTCTGCCATGATTATGGCACAGAAACCATGTGGATATAAAAACGGGTTACAGGAAGGATCCTGTAAAGAATTTTATGACAACGGGCAGGTAAAAAATACAGTAGAATGGGAAAAAGGAAAGCTGGACGGAGAGGCTATTTTTTATTATGACAACGGAAAAATGCAGTCTAAAGGAGAGTATAAAAAAGGATTTAAAGTAAAAGAATGGTCCTATTTTGATAAGAACGGAGTACTTACTTCCAAAGAGGCTTTCAGAAACGGAGAAAAGAATATTTATGATAACAGTCTTACGGCTACTTTTTATTCTCCAGCCGGCAAAATAACTGAAATTTCAAATTATAAATTCAATAAATTACAGGGTGAAAGCAAAACCTTCCATGAAGACGGAAAATCAGTGAAAGACATTGGCCAGTATGACAACGGCCTTGCAACCGGAAAATGGAAAGTATTTTATCCATCAGGAAAATTACAGCGTGAAACTGAACTTGCCAACGACAAGAGAAATGGCAACAGGGTTCATTACCGTGAAGACGGAAGCATAGAAAAAACAGAGGTCTATAAAGACGGAAAATTAATCTCAACAAAATAA
- a CDS encoding bestrophin family protein, with translation MVTSEFMRVYNTKHFLKILFSLHKSDTLKILFPSMVLIGLYSWGIQYLEVEYLHLTSKSGISNVGMIHSLLGFVLSLLLVFRTNTAYDRWWEGRKLWGKLVNDTRNFAIKINTILGDNRQDAEQIARYLKYFPHFLAKHLSKESTRLALDEDYSEIESSLKNHGPSEIVILLTHKLNLLKKEGKISEIEMLYLDTQLSGFLDVCGGCERIKNTPIPYSYSSFIKKFIILYVFALPIAYVITIGLFMIPLTVFVYYVLMSLELIAEEIEDPFNNDENDIPMETLAQNIEKNVHQIMNRK, from the coding sequence GTGGTAACAAGTGAATTTATGAGAGTCTACAATACCAAACATTTCCTTAAAATCCTTTTCAGTTTACACAAAAGTGATACACTGAAGATTCTTTTTCCAAGTATGGTTCTTATAGGGTTGTATTCCTGGGGAATTCAGTATCTGGAAGTGGAATATCTGCACCTTACCTCAAAATCAGGAATCAGTAATGTGGGGATGATTCACTCGCTGTTAGGTTTCGTACTCTCGCTTTTATTGGTTTTCAGGACCAATACGGCTTATGACAGATGGTGGGAGGGCCGGAAGCTTTGGGGGAAACTGGTCAATGATACCAGAAATTTCGCTATAAAAATCAATACTATTCTTGGTGACAACCGTCAGGATGCTGAACAGATTGCAAGATATTTAAAATATTTCCCTCACTTTTTAGCCAAACATCTTTCTAAAGAATCTACAAGGCTGGCTTTGGATGAAGATTATTCTGAAATAGAAAGTTCATTAAAAAACCATGGCCCAAGTGAAATTGTCATCCTGCTCACCCATAAATTGAACTTATTAAAAAAAGAAGGTAAAATTTCAGAAATTGAAATGCTGTATTTAGACACTCAGCTTTCAGGATTTCTTGATGTATGCGGAGGCTGTGAGAGAATCAAAAACACTCCGATCCCTTATTCATATTCTTCTTTTATCAAGAAATTTATTATTCTGTACGTTTTCGCTCTGCCTATTGCTTATGTGATCACTATTGGTCTTTTCATGATTCCTCTTACTGTTTTTGTATATTATGTTTTAATGAGTCTTGAGCTTATTGCAGAAGAAATTGAAGATCCTTTCAATAATGATGAAAATGATATTCCAATGGAGACCTTAGCCCAGAATATTGAGAAGAATGTACATCAGATTATGAACAGAAAATAA
- a CDS encoding cupin-like domain-containing protein, whose amino-acid sequence MILENVDIVNDISKEDFQKNYFKKQKPLLIKNFASRWDAFDKWNLAYIREKAGDQEVPLYDNKPADAAKSSDAPVARMKMKEYIDTIKSKPSDLRIFFYIITDRLPELLKNFTYPDLGMKFFKRLPTLFFGGSDAHVLMHYDVDLGDFMHIHFEGKKRILLFDQKQSPFLYKVPLSVHTVYELDYENPDYEKFPALQYAKGYEIFMEHGDALFIPGAFWHFNRYLEPGFSLSLRALPNKPNVFANMLYHVFIMRYTDKLMRKLFKAKWVSYKQKWAYRKSSEALEKHLKSGK is encoded by the coding sequence ATGATCCTCGAAAACGTAGATATTGTAAATGATATCAGTAAAGAAGATTTTCAGAAGAATTATTTTAAAAAGCAGAAACCTCTTTTAATTAAGAATTTTGCCAGTCGATGGGATGCTTTTGACAAATGGAATCTGGCTTACATCCGTGAAAAAGCGGGAGATCAGGAAGTGCCGCTGTATGACAATAAACCTGCGGATGCTGCGAAAAGCTCTGATGCTCCGGTAGCCCGGATGAAAATGAAAGAATATATTGATACTATAAAAAGTAAACCTTCAGATCTGCGTATCTTTTTCTATATCATTACAGACAGACTTCCTGAGCTGCTGAAAAACTTTACGTATCCGGATTTGGGGATGAAGTTTTTTAAAAGACTTCCAACGTTATTCTTCGGGGGAAGTGATGCTCATGTTTTAATGCATTATGATGTGGATTTGGGTGATTTTATGCATATCCATTTTGAAGGAAAGAAAAGAATTCTTTTGTTTGATCAGAAGCAGTCACCATTTTTATATAAAGTTCCTTTATCTGTTCATACCGTTTATGAGCTGGATTATGAAAACCCTGATTATGAAAAGTTTCCGGCTTTACAATATGCCAAAGGGTACGAAATTTTTATGGAGCATGGTGATGCACTCTTTATTCCGGGAGCTTTCTGGCACTTCAACAGATATCTGGAGCCTGGTTTTTCACTTTCTTTGAGAGCGCTTCCCAATAAACCGAATGTCTTTGCCAATATGCTGTATCATGTTTTCATTATGAGATATACGGATAAACTCATGAGAAAACTTTTCAAAGCCAAATGGGTGAGCTATAAACAAAAATGGGCTTACAGAAAGAGTTCGGAAGCCCTGGAAAAACATCTAAAGTCGGGAAAATAG
- a CDS encoding GNAT family N-acetyltransferase, translating into MEFPVLETERLILRQLTFDDIQDLFEYFSLDEVMEYYDLDTFKTEEDSRRIIQHFNNEFENGKGFRWALELKSNGKVIGTCGYHNWYREHFRAEIGYELNPKFWQQSYMKEAILPILTYGFESMRLHRVDAFIDPSNISSEKLLSSLNFSKEGTLKDYFFEKGKFVDATIFGLINK; encoded by the coding sequence ATGGAATTTCCTGTTTTAGAGACTGAAAGGCTTATTTTACGTCAGCTTACTTTCGATGATATCCAAGACCTGTTCGAGTATTTTTCTCTGGATGAAGTTATGGAATATTATGATCTGGATACCTTCAAAACAGAAGAAGACTCCCGACGCATTATTCAGCATTTTAACAATGAATTCGAAAATGGGAAAGGTTTCAGATGGGCTTTGGAGCTGAAATCCAATGGAAAAGTCATTGGCACCTGCGGCTATCATAATTGGTACAGGGAACACTTTAGAGCTGAAATTGGTTATGAGCTCAATCCTAAATTCTGGCAGCAATCTTATATGAAAGAGGCTATTCTCCCTATTCTGACTTACGGATTTGAATCTATGAGACTTCACCGGGTGGATGCTTTCATTGATCCCTCCAATATTTCTTCTGAAAAGCTACTGTCTTCATTAAATTTCAGTAAAGAAGGAACCTTGAAAGATTATTTTTTTGAAAAAGGAAAATTCGTAGATGCCACGATCTTCGGTCTTATCAATAAATAA